A DNA window from Nyctibius grandis isolate bNycGra1 chromosome 25, bNycGra1.pri, whole genome shotgun sequence contains the following coding sequences:
- the HEPACAM gene encoding hepatic and glial cell adhesion molecule yields MWGAAVASRGHLVAPRLVPVTWLLALHAGLLAGVNITSPTPLVRGTAGKAALLSVRYASASADKPVVKWQLKRDKPVTVVQSIGTEIIGNLRPDYRDRIRVLENGSLLISPLQLADEGAYEVEVSITDDTFTGEKTINLTVDIPVSKPQVLVASSTVLELSEFFTLNCSHENGTKPTYTWLKDGRPLSNDSRLLLSPDQKILTITRVLMADDDVYSCLVENPISHGRSVPVKLTVYRRSSLYIILSTGGIFLLVTLVTVCACWKPSKKYRDKQQAETQPPSEYMEQDEERLKHEAEGIPLSSEHERKNPVALYILKDKDSPEVEEDSPPEPRGVVEPGYTSSPVLAAGRSPGPVGRSTRRYHRSPARSPASTRTHRSPPGSPVRSRGAPRLLRTAGVHIIREQEEANAVEISA; encoded by the exons ATGTGGGGTGCGGCGGTGGCCTCGCGGGGTCACCTCGTTGCCCCTCGCTTGGTGCCCGTCACCTGGCTCCTGGCTCTGCACGCAG gTCTGCTGGCGGGAGTGAACATCACCAGCCCCACGCCGCTGGTGCGCGGCACGGCGGGCAAAGCGGCACTGCTGTCAGTGCGTTACGCCAGCGCCAGCGCCGACAAGCCGGTGGTCAAGTGGCAACTGAAGCGTGACAAGCCCGTCACCGTCGTCCAGTCCATCGGCACCGAGATCATTGGTAACCTACGGCCCGATTACCGGGACCGCATCAGGGTGCTGGAGAACGGCTCGTTGCTCATCAGCCCCTTGCAGTTGGCCGATGAAGGCGCTTACGAGGTGGAGGTGTCCATCACCGACGACACCTTCACCGGCGAGAAGACCATCAACCTCACCGTGGACA TCCCCGTCTCGAAGCCGCAAGTGCTGGTGGCCTCCTCGACGGTGCTGGAGCTCAGCGAGTTCTTCACCCTCAACTGTTCGCACGAGAACGGCACCAAGCCCACCTACACCTGGCTGAAGGATGGGCGGCCGCTGAGCAACGACTCCCgcctgctcctctcccccgACCAGAAGATCCTCACCATCACCCGCGTCCTCATGGCTGACGATGATGTCTACAGCTGCCTGGTGGAGAACCCCATCAGCCATGGCCGCAGCGTCCCCGTGAAGCTCACCGTCTATC GCCGGAGCTCCCTCTACATCATCCTCTCCACAGGCGGCATCTTCCTCCTCGTCACCCTGGTGACAGTTTGTGCCTGCTGGAAACCCTCCAAGAAGTA CAGGGACAAGCAGCAAGCAGAGACGCAACCGCCCTCCGAATACATGGAGCAGGACGAGGAACGCCTGAAGCACGAGG CCGAGGGCATCCCACTGAGCAGCGAGCACGAGCGCAAAAACCCCGTGGCCTTGTACATCCTCAAGGACAAG GACTCGCCGGAGGTGGAGGAGGATTCGCCGCCCGAACCCCGGGGCGTGGTTGAACCGGGTTACACCAGCTCTCCGGTGCTGGCAGCCGGGCGCTCGCCGGGCCCGGTGGGGCGTTCGACTCGCCGCTACCATCGCTCGCCGGCTCGCTCGCCCGCCTCAACGCGGACGCACAGGTCGCCGCCGGGTTCGCCGGTGCGTTCCCGCGGAGCCCCGCGGCTGCTGCGGACTGCCGGCGTCCACATCATccgggagcaggaggaggccaACGCCGTGGAGATCAGCGCCTGA